In one window of Pseudoalteromonas espejiana DSM 9414 DNA:
- a CDS encoding putative metalloprotease CJM1_0395 family protein, with product MNIVTPFPSININTANVYTETARRDNQLREVIPAPAPNSASNTETKAQSDADKARLPSSTEVATYDATGKLSDEQTVEQREEGNADDSNTEQQNQQASEDTAEEEQEQQQLEIEQQQIKELKARDTEVRVHEQAHASVGGQYAGSPSYEYQRGPDGTNYAVGGEVQIDVSEIPGDPQATIDKMQTVRAAALAPAEPSSADRAIAADATQKMAAAQAELATPVDEQEQADESQNTLSVNDTRTAESENEVNNEQNRDPEVDARAGRIANFYQMTSSPQNESGFSAYG from the coding sequence ATGAATATTGTCACGCCATTTCCGTCTATCAATATAAACACTGCGAACGTTTATACGGAAACCGCTCGGCGTGACAACCAACTGCGCGAAGTTATTCCTGCCCCTGCGCCAAATAGCGCTAGCAATACCGAAACCAAAGCACAAAGCGATGCAGACAAAGCAAGATTACCAAGTAGCACTGAGGTAGCCACATACGATGCAACTGGTAAGTTAAGTGACGAGCAAACAGTTGAGCAGCGCGAAGAAGGCAATGCTGATGACTCAAATACCGAGCAGCAAAATCAGCAAGCAAGTGAAGACACCGCCGAGGAAGAGCAAGAGCAACAACAACTTGAAATAGAACAGCAGCAAATTAAAGAGCTTAAAGCACGTGACACAGAAGTACGTGTTCATGAACAAGCTCATGCGTCTGTTGGCGGGCAATATGCAGGCTCACCAAGCTATGAATATCAGCGCGGCCCAGATGGCACTAATTACGCCGTAGGTGGCGAGGTGCAAATTGATGTATCTGAAATCCCTGGTGACCCACAAGCCACTATAGATAAAATGCAAACAGTACGCGCAGCCGCACTTGCCCCTGCTGAACCTTCAAGTGCTGATAGAGCAATTGCAGCCGATGCAACGCAAAAAATGGCCGCAGCACAAGCTGAGCTTGCTACACCTGTTGATGAACAAGAGCAAGCCGATGAATCGCAAAATACCTTATCTGTAAACGATACGCGTACAGCAGAATCAGAAAATGAAGTGAATAACGAGCAAAATCGAGATCCAGAAGTAGACGCTCGAGCTGGGCGTATTGCTAATTTTTACCAAATGACGAGTTCACCACAAAATGAGAGTGGTTTTTCAGCATATGGCTAA
- the bioH gene encoding pimeloyl-ACP methyl ester esterase BioH — protein MQSELVLLHGWGMNQGVWQLVQPELEFLYSGVVRSIDLPGFGNSGSCPTPYNLHDAAKHLSEQLKTGSILMGWSLGGLFALYIAKHWPEKVSKVILVASTPFFAEQHDWPGIKATVLEQFKEQLINHREKTIERFLAIQAMGSETARDDIKQLKQLLNQYKPPNTQALSGGLDILQTDDLRNLFAHCPVPIKAIFGRLDALVPYKAIGKMAALNTEFEYAVLDKASHAPFISHKKEFLSAVKSML, from the coding sequence ATGCAAAGCGAGTTAGTTTTATTACATGGTTGGGGAATGAATCAAGGTGTGTGGCAATTAGTACAGCCTGAGTTAGAGTTTTTGTATAGCGGCGTAGTGCGCAGCATTGACTTGCCAGGTTTTGGTAATAGCGGTAGCTGCCCAACCCCTTATAACTTGCATGATGCAGCTAAGCATTTAAGTGAGCAGCTTAAAACAGGCTCTATATTAATGGGTTGGTCGTTAGGTGGTTTATTTGCGTTATACATTGCTAAGCATTGGCCTGAAAAAGTTTCAAAAGTTATTTTAGTAGCTTCAACCCCATTTTTTGCTGAGCAGCATGATTGGCCTGGTATAAAAGCCACTGTGCTTGAGCAATTTAAAGAGCAGTTAATTAATCATCGAGAAAAAACCATCGAACGGTTTTTGGCTATACAAGCCATGGGCAGCGAGACAGCCCGCGACGACATAAAGCAGCTAAAACAATTATTAAATCAATATAAGCCACCAAATACGCAAGCATTGAGCGGCGGTTTAGATATTTTACAAACCGACGATTTACGAAATTTATTTGCTCATTGCCCAGTGCCTATAAAAGCCATCTTTGGCCGTTTAGATGCACTGGTACCTTATAAAGCAATAGGCAAAATGGCAGCACTAAATACTGAGTTTGAATACGCAGTATTAGATAAAGCCTCGCATGCGCCATTTATATCTCATAAAAAAGAGTTTTTATCTGCCGTTAAATCAATGCTTTAA
- a CDS encoding ComF family protein, whose amino-acid sequence MQQSIINWLFPSYCVQCQEVINSENGLCEHCLSDLTVFDLNKHTNLLHRPDIVEMFPNCEFDRLFACAFYQPPFEHWLKRLKFNNQIHYKKALQQVITKELATFFEHLSTKPDFFIILPLHKKRFLKRGFNQVSQVWQPCIAKHGDVSNALVRNKATQAQSQLSKAKRIKNLKNAFICTQDMSGKTVAIIDDVMTTGATLNAATQVLKQAGAKQVWAFTTCLTPL is encoded by the coding sequence GTGCAACAGTCTATTATTAATTGGTTATTTCCCTCCTATTGCGTGCAGTGTCAGGAGGTTATTAATTCAGAAAATGGTTTATGCGAACATTGCTTATCTGATCTCACTGTATTTGATTTAAACAAACACACTAATTTATTACATCGACCAGATATTGTAGAAATGTTCCCAAACTGTGAGTTTGATAGATTATTTGCATGTGCTTTTTATCAGCCTCCTTTTGAGCACTGGTTAAAAAGGCTGAAGTTTAATAACCAAATACATTATAAAAAGGCGTTACAGCAAGTAATTACAAAGGAACTCGCCACCTTCTTTGAGCACTTATCTACTAAGCCTGACTTTTTTATTATTTTACCCCTACATAAAAAGCGATTTTTAAAACGCGGATTTAATCAAGTAAGCCAAGTATGGCAGCCCTGTATAGCAAAGCACGGTGATGTGAGTAATGCACTTGTTCGTAATAAAGCCACGCAAGCGCAGTCGCAATTATCTAAAGCAAAGCGCATTAAAAATTTAAAAAACGCCTTTATTTGCACCCAAGATATGAGCGGTAAAACAGTAGCGATTATAGATGATGTTATGACTACAGGCGCTACACTTAACGCCGCTACGCAGGTATTAAAGCAAGCTGGCGCTAAACAGGTATGGGCATTTACAACCTGTTTAACGCCACTTTAA
- a CDS encoding M14 metallopeptidase family protein, with product MRWIVTIMVAMLSFSSMAKPLSYYFEQDVEFDKTIPTPQEVLGFEVGEWHVRHDQLVRYMEILAQKSDRINFEIIGRTHEQRPLVMLSISTAEKLANLEQIRQTHLARLANNEQAKSIQNEPAVVWMGYSVHGNESSGSNAALLVAYYLAAAQGPEIEELLNNTIILLDPSLNPDGLARFANWANSNRGMNLSSDPKTREHVESWPSSRTNHYWFDLNRDWLLLQHPESRARIAKFHHWKPNILTDFHEMGPNSSYFFQPGIASRKHPITPDENVTLTKAIANYHAKTLDKNNALYFTEESFDDFYYGKGSTYPDVNGGIGILFEQASSRGHVQETINGTLTFAFTIKNQLLTSLSTFKAAVDNREALLTYQAKFYNQVIDLAHDESFEGYVVEGAKDSTRIKLFLNLLKQHQINAYPLTKTLKAKGKNFSTNSYFVPLAQPQFRLVKAIFSEQKSFADNTFYDVSGWTLAHAFNLEFAQVKSSWGLEVASTAWQKAVMPSFATLKTEYAFGFAWDDYLAPKMLNSLLKQGVKARVALSALTAKSHSGEINFAPGSIIVPAGLQTQSDWVAILNKAQSQFGIAIKPITTGLTSKGADLGSRTMAVLKEPKVLLVGGKGVSQYEAGEVWYYLDRFVGIAPTIVEMERLGSIDLANYSHIVLANGNYSGLPDSDKVAIKSWVRKGGVIWGHKGGAKFLADQQLLKANYLSRQDVASAFKTKGLSYADKDHLAGRQRIAGAIFNTDVDTTHPLTFSLNRDTLPVFKNSTWLLEKSEAPFVNILTYPKKPLLAGFTDGVNEQQIAGAAAMIAHSYGRGSVIAMTDNPVFRGYWYGTSRLLSNALFFGHTFRVSGN from the coding sequence ATGCGCTGGATAGTAACTATAATGGTGGCAATGCTTAGCTTTTCAAGTATGGCAAAACCACTTTCGTATTATTTTGAACAAGATGTAGAATTTGATAAAACCATTCCTACACCCCAAGAGGTACTTGGTTTTGAAGTGGGTGAGTGGCACGTAAGGCACGACCAACTTGTACGTTACATGGAAATATTAGCGCAAAAAAGTGACCGCATTAATTTTGAAATAATAGGGCGCACCCACGAACAACGCCCGCTGGTTATGCTAAGCATTAGTACTGCAGAAAAGCTCGCTAATCTCGAGCAAATTCGCCAAACACATTTAGCGCGTTTAGCCAATAATGAGCAAGCCAAAAGCATTCAAAATGAGCCGGCCGTGGTTTGGATGGGTTATAGTGTGCATGGCAACGAATCATCAGGTAGTAATGCAGCTTTGCTGGTGGCTTATTATTTAGCTGCAGCGCAAGGCCCAGAAATAGAAGAGCTATTAAACAACACCATTATTTTGCTCGACCCATCACTTAACCCTGACGGACTTGCCCGTTTTGCTAACTGGGCAAACAGCAACCGAGGCATGAACTTATCCAGCGATCCTAAAACCCGTGAACATGTAGAAAGCTGGCCAAGTAGCCGAACCAACCATTATTGGTTTGATTTAAACCGCGACTGGCTATTACTACAACACCCAGAGTCGCGTGCACGTATAGCTAAATTTCATCATTGGAAGCCAAATATTTTAACTGACTTTCATGAAATGGGGCCTAATAGCAGCTACTTTTTTCAGCCCGGTATTGCCAGTCGTAAACACCCAATTACGCCTGACGAAAACGTAACGCTTACTAAAGCTATTGCTAACTACCATGCAAAAACGTTAGATAAAAATAATGCACTTTATTTTACCGAAGAAAGCTTTGATGACTTTTACTACGGTAAGGGGTCTACCTACCCTGATGTAAACGGCGGTATTGGGATTTTATTTGAACAAGCAAGCTCGCGTGGTCATGTTCAAGAAACCATAAATGGTACTCTCACCTTTGCTTTTACTATTAAAAATCAGTTGCTAACAAGCTTATCAACCTTTAAAGCCGCTGTTGATAACCGCGAGGCCTTATTAACTTATCAGGCTAAATTTTATAACCAAGTCATTGATTTAGCACATGATGAAAGCTTTGAAGGTTACGTAGTGGAAGGCGCTAAAGACAGCACCCGAATTAAACTATTTTTAAATCTACTAAAGCAGCATCAAATAAATGCTTACCCACTTACCAAAACGCTTAAAGCCAAGGGTAAAAACTTTTCTACAAATAGTTACTTTGTTCCACTGGCACAACCTCAGTTTAGATTAGTTAAAGCCATTTTTAGCGAGCAAAAAAGCTTTGCCGACAACACATTTTACGATGTGTCGGGTTGGACACTTGCTCATGCCTTTAACTTAGAGTTTGCTCAAGTAAAAAGCAGTTGGGGCCTAGAAGTGGCAAGTACGGCGTGGCAAAAGGCGGTAATGCCCTCATTTGCTACGCTAAAAACAGAATATGCTTTTGGCTTTGCATGGGATGATTATTTAGCCCCCAAAATGTTAAACAGCTTATTAAAGCAAGGTGTAAAAGCCCGAGTTGCACTCAGTGCTTTAACGGCTAAATCGCACTCTGGAGAAATAAACTTTGCGCCTGGTAGCATTATTGTACCTGCAGGGCTACAAACCCAAAGCGATTGGGTGGCTATTTTAAATAAAGCGCAGTCGCAGTTTGGTATTGCGATTAAGCCCATTACAACAGGCCTAACGAGTAAAGGTGCCGATTTAGGGTCGCGTACTATGGCAGTATTAAAAGAGCCTAAAGTGCTACTGGTTGGCGGTAAAGGTGTAAGCCAATACGAAGCTGGCGAGGTTTGGTACTACCTAGATCGCTTTGTAGGTATTGCCCCAACAATTGTTGAAATGGAGCGCTTAGGCAGTATTGATTTAGCAAACTACAGTCATATTGTATTGGCCAATGGCAACTATTCAGGTTTACCCGATAGCGATAAAGTCGCTATTAAAAGTTGGGTAAGAAAAGGCGGCGTAATTTGGGGGCACAAAGGTGGCGCTAAGTTTTTAGCCGACCAACAATTACTTAAAGCGAATTATTTATCAAGACAAGACGTAGCCAGTGCTTTTAAAACAAAGGGCTTGAGCTACGCCGATAAAGATCACTTAGCGGGACGCCAACGCATTGCCGGCGCCATTTTTAATACCGATGTTGATACCACGCACCCGCTTACGTTTTCACTAAATCGCGATACGTTACCGGTATTTAAAAACAGCACTTGGTTATTAGAAAAATCAGAGGCGCCGTTTGTAAATATACTCACATACCCCAAAAAGCCACTGCTTGCAGGCTTTACCGATGGCGTAAATGAGCAGCAAATTGCAGGTGCAGCAGCCATGATTGCACACTCTTACGGGCGCGGAAGTGTCATTGCCATGACTGATAACCCTGTATTTAGAGGTTACTGGTATGGCACAAGCCGCTTATTAAGTAATGCTTTGTTTTTCGGTCATACATTTCGTGTTAGTGGTAATTAA
- the nfuA gene encoding Fe-S biogenesis protein NfuA, which produces MISISETAQAHFAKLLADQAQQTNIRVFVVNPGTSQAECGVSYCPEDAVEDSDIRLNFNGFDAVVDTESAPFLEDAEIDFVTDKMGTQLTLKAPNAKARKIGEDATLNERVQHMLETEVNPQLANHGGQVSLVEVTAEGIAVLQFGGGCNGCSMIDVTLKEGIEKEMIAKFEEITGVADITEHQAGDHSYY; this is translated from the coding sequence ATGATTTCAATTTCCGAAACAGCACAAGCGCATTTTGCTAAACTTTTAGCAGATCAAGCACAACAAACTAATATTCGTGTGTTTGTTGTAAACCCTGGTACATCACAAGCGGAGTGTGGTGTTTCTTATTGCCCAGAAGACGCTGTAGAAGACAGCGATATTCGCCTTAACTTTAATGGTTTTGACGCCGTAGTAGATACAGAAAGCGCACCATTTTTAGAAGACGCTGAAATCGATTTTGTTACCGACAAAATGGGGACTCAGCTAACGCTTAAAGCACCTAATGCAAAGGCTCGTAAAATTGGCGAAGACGCTACATTAAACGAGCGTGTACAGCACATGCTAGAAACTGAAGTAAACCCGCAACTTGCTAACCATGGCGGTCAAGTAAGCCTTGTGGAAGTAACAGCTGAGGGCATTGCTGTTCTTCAATTTGGTGGTGGTTGTAATGGTTGCTCTATGATCGATGTAACCCTTAAAGAAGGCATCGAAAAAGAGATGATTGCTAAATTTGAAGAAATCACCGGTGTTGCCGATATTACCGAGCACCAAGCGGGCGATCACTCTTATTATTAA
- the dinF gene encoding MATE family efflux transporter DinF, whose translation MKQFLKHNKAHHKSLLLLAGPMILSNITVPLLGIVDTAVIGHLGSAHYLAGIALGSAVISILFWLAGFLRMSTTGLVAQAYGQNNLTQLAALLKRSLLLAVCVALALIALSPLIKQAIAFLSGANNDVLVQAYQYFSIRIFSAPAALCNLVLLGWMLGVHYGRGPFYLLLVTNITNIVLDIYFVVYLDWAVAGAAWASLIADYSALIFALFLVVKLAKKQGVELSVPNWLSISKMAELLSLNRDIFIRSLILQLCFSFMTFYGARIGETTLAANAVLLNFLMLVSFALDGIAYASEAKVGQAKGQQNVKKIRMWVKISVFWGMLFGALYSAFFALFGSAIIKLLTNVPEVIQEATHYLPWVIVLPMLAMSCFLFDGVFVGLTRAKNMRNSMILSAGVGFFGVFWVFIEWQNNALWLAMSCFMLMRGVTLIIKYQQLKANNQLLD comes from the coding sequence ATGAAACAATTTCTTAAACATAATAAGGCACACCATAAAAGCTTGCTGTTGCTAGCGGGTCCAATGATATTATCAAATATTACTGTCCCACTGTTAGGAATTGTTGATACCGCTGTAATTGGCCATTTAGGCAGTGCCCATTACTTGGCGGGGATCGCACTTGGCTCAGCTGTTATTTCTATTTTGTTCTGGCTTGCCGGTTTTTTACGTATGAGTACTACAGGCTTAGTAGCCCAAGCATACGGGCAAAATAACTTAACACAGTTAGCAGCACTTTTAAAACGCAGCTTATTGTTAGCAGTGTGTGTGGCCTTGGCGTTAATTGCACTTTCCCCCCTCATAAAGCAGGCCATCGCATTTTTGTCAGGCGCCAATAATGATGTGCTTGTTCAGGCCTATCAGTATTTTAGTATTCGTATTTTTAGCGCGCCTGCAGCGCTTTGTAATTTAGTGCTATTAGGCTGGATGTTAGGTGTGCATTATGGTCGAGGGCCATTTTATTTACTACTTGTGACCAATATTACCAATATAGTGCTCGATATATATTTTGTGGTGTATTTAGATTGGGCTGTAGCAGGGGCTGCTTGGGCTTCACTCATTGCAGATTACAGCGCTTTAATATTTGCCTTATTTTTAGTGGTTAAACTAGCTAAAAAGCAAGGGGTTGAGCTAAGTGTTCCAAACTGGTTAAGTATTAGTAAAATGGCTGAGTTACTAAGTTTAAACCGCGATATATTTATTCGCTCTTTAATACTGCAGTTATGTTTTAGCTTTATGACTTTTTATGGCGCGCGTATAGGCGAAACAACGCTTGCAGCTAATGCTGTATTACTGAACTTTTTAATGCTAGTGAGCTTTGCTTTAGATGGTATAGCCTACGCAAGTGAAGCCAAAGTAGGGCAAGCAAAAGGCCAGCAAAACGTCAAAAAAATAAGGATGTGGGTAAAAATAAGTGTGTTTTGGGGCATGCTTTTTGGGGCTTTATATAGCGCCTTTTTTGCCTTGTTTGGTAGTGCCATAATTAAGCTTTTAACCAATGTGCCAGAAGTAATTCAAGAGGCCACACATTACTTACCTTGGGTAATCGTGTTACCTATGTTAGCTATGAGCTGCTTTTTATTTGACGGTGTATTTGTAGGGCTTACACGGGCAAAAAATATGCGCAATAGCATGATACTGTCAGCGGGGGTTGGCTTTTTTGGGGTATTTTGGGTGTTTATAGAGTGGCAAAATAACGCGTTATGGCTTGCGATGAGCTGCTTTATGTTAATGCGTGGTGTAACGTTAATTATTAAATACCAGCAGTTAAAAGCGAATAATCAGCTACTAGATTAA
- a CDS encoding polysaccharide deacetylase family protein, with product MFKKLFHLVLFTLICVSVRAHAAVILQYHHVSETLPAVTSVSANTFTKHMSYLKEHNFNVIPLNELITALEQGKNLPEKTVAITFDDGYNNNYEQAAPILEKFAYPYTIFVNPRLIDEGKGYVMGWDKLKELAGKGALIANHTAQHDYLHIKLEGESDEQWHARIKQDILNSHKRIKEKVGHDYKYLAYPYGEFNKKLQALVKELGFIGIGQHSGAVNKDSDFTRLPRFPASGFYSKLDTLITKLNSRAFNIKKLDYQDSVTEQNPPTLKIEFEMGDFHKSQFACYVSSVGQAKLTWINDSTVQIDSPKALNKGRSRFNCTAPSIAHAGSYYWFSQPWVIQ from the coding sequence ATGTTTAAGAAATTGTTTCATTTAGTTTTATTTACTCTCATTTGTGTATCTGTACGTGCTCATGCGGCTGTTATTTTACAGTATCATCATGTTAGCGAAACCCTGCCTGCCGTTACCAGTGTCAGTGCCAATACGTTTACAAAGCATATGAGCTATTTAAAAGAGCATAACTTTAACGTTATTCCTCTTAATGAGCTAATAACAGCACTTGAGCAAGGCAAAAATTTACCTGAAAAAACTGTCGCTATCACCTTTGATGATGGTTATAACAATAATTACGAGCAAGCTGCGCCGATTTTAGAAAAATTTGCTTACCCGTATACTATTTTTGTAAACCCAAGACTCATTGATGAAGGTAAAGGCTACGTAATGGGATGGGATAAATTAAAAGAACTTGCCGGCAAAGGCGCATTAATAGCGAACCATACCGCTCAACACGACTACCTACATATTAAGCTAGAAGGTGAGAGCGATGAACAATGGCATGCGCGTATAAAACAAGACATTCTAAACTCACATAAGCGTATTAAAGAAAAAGTAGGCCACGACTACAAGTACTTAGCCTACCCTTACGGAGAGTTTAATAAAAAGCTCCAAGCGCTAGTAAAAGAGCTTGGGTTTATTGGAATTGGTCAACATTCTGGTGCTGTAAATAAAGACTCTGATTTTACACGCTTACCGCGCTTTCCTGCCTCTGGCTTTTACAGCAAGTTAGATACCTTAATTACTAAGTTAAATTCACGTGCGTTTAATATTAAAAAACTTGATTACCAAGACAGCGTGACAGAGCAAAATCCACCTACGCTTAAAATTGAGTTTGAAATGGGGGATTTTCATAAAAGCCAGTTTGCGTGTTATGTATCGAGTGTGGGCCAAGCTAAACTAACTTGGATAAACGATTCTACCGTACAAATAGATTCACCAAAGGCGCTTAATAAAGGACGCTCACGCTTTAACTGTACAGCGCCTTCAATTGCGCATGCTGGCAGCTACTACTGGTTTTCGCAGCCTTGGGTTATTCAGTAG